The following are encoded together in the Mesoterricola sediminis genome:
- a CDS encoding aminotransferase-like domain-containing protein, with the protein MRARELNLTLDPDRAGPIYVRAAEAILQAVRSGRIQRGQALPGIRELAERLGVHRNTALAALRELEAQGWLEARPRSGFFVVEALPERPLCAGAGPGAAGPGFDVPGRLRPITSTSNVVLDFSDGVADARLAPTEALARAYPRALRLKGPELLQAGAFMGHARLRRALAAHVAEQRALVREPDQVLVIRSTSMAVSLVAQALVGPAGGDVAVETPGHPLVWETLRQASAARIHGLPVDAGGLQVEALEALLARTPLHLLVLTPQCHMPTGVALAADRRERILALARAHRFAILELDGEYDYLEAPPVPLAAQDTTGQVLYFGSLSRLLAPGIRLGFLVVPGNLAEGLAKARQRMDWQGDPVLEWAVSELFLDGEIARHLRRVRKACQDRRAALLDALRFHLPGLLAFEGTPGGMALWLRGAGKMADPARFDIWIRSCGLKGIKLRLGSYFDLEGRPLAATRLGFTAYTPAEIQDAVPLMT; encoded by the coding sequence GTGAGAGCCCGCGAGCTGAACCTCACCCTGGATCCCGATCGCGCCGGGCCGATCTACGTGAGGGCGGCCGAGGCGATCCTCCAGGCCGTTCGGTCCGGGCGGATCCAGCGGGGCCAGGCCCTGCCCGGCATCCGCGAGCTGGCGGAGCGCCTGGGGGTCCACCGCAACACCGCCCTGGCGGCCCTCCGGGAACTGGAGGCCCAGGGCTGGCTCGAGGCCCGGCCCCGGAGCGGGTTCTTCGTGGTGGAGGCCCTGCCCGAGCGGCCCCTGTGCGCCGGGGCAGGGCCCGGGGCCGCCGGGCCGGGCTTCGACGTGCCGGGCCGGCTGCGGCCCATCACCAGCACCTCCAACGTGGTCCTGGATTTCTCCGACGGCGTGGCCGACGCCCGCCTCGCCCCCACGGAGGCCCTGGCCAGGGCCTACCCCCGGGCCCTGCGCCTCAAGGGGCCGGAACTGCTCCAGGCGGGGGCCTTCATGGGGCACGCGCGGTTGCGCCGCGCCCTGGCGGCCCACGTGGCCGAGCAGCGGGCCCTGGTCCGGGAGCCCGACCAGGTCCTGGTGATCCGGAGCACCTCCATGGCCGTCAGCCTCGTGGCCCAGGCCCTGGTGGGCCCCGCGGGCGGGGACGTGGCCGTGGAGACCCCGGGCCACCCCCTGGTGTGGGAGACCCTGCGCCAGGCCTCGGCGGCCCGGATCCACGGGCTGCCGGTGGACGCCGGCGGCCTCCAGGTCGAGGCCCTGGAGGCCCTCCTCGCCCGGACCCCGCTTCACCTGCTCGTCCTGACCCCCCAGTGCCACATGCCCACGGGCGTCGCCCTGGCGGCGGATCGCCGGGAGCGCATCCTGGCCCTGGCCCGGGCGCACCGGTTCGCGATCCTGGAACTGGATGGCGAATACGACTACCTGGAGGCCCCCCCCGTGCCCCTCGCGGCCCAGGACACCACGGGCCAGGTGCTGTACTTCGGCAGCCTGTCGCGGCTGCTGGCCCCGGGCATCCGCCTGGGCTTCCTGGTGGTTCCGGGCAACCTGGCCGAGGGCCTCGCCAAGGCCCGGCAGCGCATGGACTGGCAGGGGGACCCCGTCCTCGAATGGGCCGTGTCCGAATTGTTCCTGGACGGGGAGATCGCCCGCCATCTCCGCCGGGTGCGGAAGGCCTGCCAGGACCGGCGCGCCGCCCTGCTGGACGCCCTCCGCTTCCACCTGCCCGGCCTCCTCGCCTTCGAGGGCACGCCCGGCGGTATGGCCCTCTGGCTGCGCGGGGCCGGCAAGATGGCCGATCCCGCCCGGTTCGACATCTGGATCCGCTCCTGCGGCCTGAAGGGCATCAAACTCCGCCTGGGCTCGTACTTCGACCTGGAAGGCCGCCCCTTGGCCGCCACCCGCCTGGGCTTCACCGCCTACACCCCGGCGGAGATCCAGGACGCGGTGCCGCTGATGACCTAG
- a CDS encoding GxxExxY protein: MHADLLVVHLDIPFEGLLILDSCLIDLRIDDTGIVEAKAVEGLTPIHQAPFLTHLRLSGTEVGRLLDLWAGPLNLALRHEGGLSPPVPPPPDGVVTHLERVGGGPNLRPRPAQGWGRRAPPGVPAEGPEPPAERCAASRPARAGQGLGAMGRRAEPRS; this comes from the coding sequence ATACACGCCGACCTGCTGGTAGTCCACCTGGACATCCCCTTCGAGGGGCTTCTGATTCTCGACTCCTGCCTGATCGATCTCAGGATCGATGACACGGGGATCGTGGAAGCCAAGGCCGTAGAGGGGCTGACCCCCATCCATCAGGCCCCGTTCCTCACCCATCTGCGCCTCTCGGGCACGGAGGTGGGACGGCTTCTCGACCTCTGGGCCGGCCCGTTGAACCTTGCGCTCCGCCATGAGGGTGGCCTTTCGCCCCCGGTCCCGCCACCGCCGGACGGTGTTGTAACCCACCTGGAGCGGGTCGGCGGTGGGCCGAACCTCCGACCCAGGCCCGCCCAAGGCTGGGGGCGCAGGGCACCCCCAGGCGTGCCTGCGGAAGGCCCGGAGCCCCCAGCCGAGCGATGCGCAGCATCGCGGCCCGCACGAGCGGGCCAGGGCCTGGGCGCTATGGGTCGGCGCGCTGAACCGCGAAGCTGA
- the lepB gene encoding signal peptidase I: MRALLLAAGALALGLAPLAFVHPVRVAGRSMEPRLRDGDVRLVLRAWCAGRPAQGELWLAAAPGGTVVKRVVALPGSQVELRDGEVWIDGAYRPEPYVAQTDRETAGPWRTGDGYFLLGDNRGESRDSRAWGPLPAAALEGRILGSCW; encoded by the coding sequence TTGAGGGCCCTGCTCCTCGCGGCGGGGGCCCTGGCCCTGGGCCTGGCCCCCCTCGCCTTCGTCCACCCGGTGCGGGTCGCGGGGCGGAGCATGGAGCCCCGCCTCCGGGACGGGGACGTTCGCCTCGTCCTCCGGGCCTGGTGCGCCGGCCGGCCCGCCCAGGGCGAACTCTGGCTGGCCGCCGCCCCCGGGGGCACGGTGGTCAAGCGGGTCGTCGCCCTCCCGGGCAGCCAGGTGGAGCTCCGGGACGGGGAGGTCTGGATCGACGGGGCCTACCGCCCCGAACCGTACGTCGCCCAAACCGACCGGGAGACCGCCGGTCCCTGGCGCACGGGGGACGGCTACTTCCTCCTGGGGGACAACCGCGGCGAGAGCCGGGACAGCCGGGCCTGGGGCCCCCTGCCCGCGGCGGCCCTGGAGGGCCGGATCCTCGGCTCATGCTGGTAG
- a CDS encoding 6-carboxytetrahydropterin synthase: MEESRPASQADLRFEAAVERPLSVVFRTPSGGWEGHDYRVEVIAERNGLDAFDVVVDFRDLEAALDALLAPLRGRMLAEAGLEGPLDLVRDLARELAPRVPPPARLAEVALTDGQGRRLAFRP; this comes from the coding sequence ATGGAAGAGAGCCGCCCCGCATCCCAGGCCGACCTCCGCTTCGAAGCGGCGGTGGAGCGCCCGCTGTCCGTGGTCTTCCGGACCCCGTCCGGGGGCTGGGAGGGGCACGATTACCGGGTCGAAGTGATCGCGGAACGGAACGGCCTGGACGCCTTCGACGTGGTGGTGGACTTCCGGGACCTGGAGGCCGCCCTCGACGCCCTGCTCGCGCCCCTCCGGGGCCGGATGCTGGCCGAGGCGGGCCTGGAGGGTCCCCTGGACCTGGTCCGGGACCTGGCCCGGGAACTGGCGCCGCGGGTGCCGCCTCCTGCCCGGTTGGCGGAGGTGGCCCTCACCGACGGCCAGGGACGCCGCCTGGCCTTCCGCCCTTGA
- a CDS encoding electron transfer flavoprotein-ubiquinone oxidoreductase gives MTDFSTQRARPDVEREDLAFDVLFVGAGPSNLAGLWRLLDLVEARKLTGLTIGLIEKGDEIGDHAFSGAVLDPTALAELCPDWEARDFPAEGRVAKEEVWYFTERGGLRAPFPPPFLRNHGFPIVSLSRMVRWMAAEIEKREIPGVDVMLLPGFAGQRVLWEDGRVVGVQTADRGVAADGSPRPTFEPGNNLRARITVFGEGPRGHLARDLEEKLGLQAGAPNPQAYETGAKEIWEIPEGRVPDGFVLHSAGWPQPDGESGGSFVYKLGGNRLAVGYVVSLDTADPFADAHLMLQKFKTHPRIKAMLEGGRMVQYGGKALAIGGWNSMPRLAFDGGMLVGDAAQMVNAGRLKGIHLGMKGGICAAETIADALASGDFSEAALMGYAEAFRASWAGSELRASRNTHAILAHGPTPWAVARLMLAQVTGGWVPGDPLGLAPDASRTDTVERFYGRRGLKRDQVDWGFRPDGALTFSKLDDVYASGTMHDEHQPSHLKIVKGDHVCVSCWEEKGSPCTVFCPAQVYEMHPDAQGRVAKVDIAFSNCVHCKTCDIKCPEGNVVWTPPEGGGGPKYTLC, from the coding sequence ATGACCGACTTCTCGACCCAGCGCGCCCGGCCCGATGTCGAACGGGAGGACCTGGCCTTCGATGTCCTCTTCGTGGGCGCCGGACCCAGCAACCTGGCCGGGCTCTGGCGGCTGCTCGACCTGGTGGAGGCCCGGAAGCTGACGGGGCTGACCATCGGGCTCATCGAGAAGGGCGACGAGATCGGCGACCACGCCTTCTCCGGCGCCGTCCTGGACCCGACCGCCCTGGCCGAGCTCTGCCCGGACTGGGAGGCCCGCGACTTCCCCGCCGAGGGGCGGGTGGCGAAGGAGGAGGTCTGGTACTTCACGGAACGGGGCGGCCTCCGGGCCCCCTTCCCGCCGCCCTTCCTCCGCAACCACGGGTTCCCCATCGTCTCCCTGTCCCGCATGGTCCGCTGGATGGCCGCCGAGATCGAGAAGCGGGAGATCCCGGGGGTCGATGTCATGCTCCTGCCGGGTTTCGCCGGGCAGCGGGTCCTGTGGGAGGACGGCCGCGTCGTGGGCGTCCAGACCGCTGACCGCGGCGTCGCGGCGGACGGCTCCCCCCGGCCCACCTTCGAGCCCGGCAACAACCTGCGCGCCCGGATCACGGTCTTCGGGGAGGGCCCCCGGGGCCACCTGGCCCGGGACCTGGAGGAGAAGCTCGGGCTCCAGGCCGGCGCCCCCAACCCCCAGGCCTACGAGACCGGGGCCAAGGAGATCTGGGAGATCCCCGAAGGGCGGGTGCCCGACGGGTTCGTCCTCCACAGCGCGGGCTGGCCCCAGCCCGACGGCGAATCCGGGGGCTCCTTCGTCTACAAGCTGGGCGGGAACCGCCTCGCGGTGGGCTACGTGGTTTCCCTCGACACGGCGGACCCCTTCGCCGACGCGCACCTCATGCTCCAGAAGTTCAAGACCCACCCCCGCATCAAGGCGATGCTGGAGGGGGGCCGGATGGTCCAGTACGGCGGGAAGGCCCTGGCCATCGGGGGATGGAACTCCATGCCCCGGCTGGCCTTCGACGGCGGCATGCTGGTGGGCGACGCCGCCCAGATGGTCAACGCCGGCCGCCTCAAGGGCATCCACCTGGGCATGAAGGGCGGCATCTGCGCGGCCGAGACCATCGCCGACGCCCTGGCCTCCGGCGACTTCTCCGAGGCCGCCCTCATGGGGTACGCGGAGGCTTTCCGGGCCTCCTGGGCGGGCTCGGAGCTTCGCGCGAGCCGCAACACCCACGCCATCCTCGCCCACGGGCCCACGCCCTGGGCCGTCGCGCGGCTCATGCTCGCGCAGGTCACCGGCGGCTGGGTGCCCGGGGACCCCCTGGGCCTGGCTCCCGACGCCTCCCGCACCGACACCGTGGAGCGGTTCTACGGCCGCAGGGGCCTGAAGCGCGACCAGGTGGACTGGGGCTTCCGTCCCGACGGGGCCCTCACCTTCTCCAAGCTCGACGACGTCTACGCCTCCGGCACGATGCACGACGAGCACCAGCCCTCCCACCTCAAGATCGTCAAGGGCGACCACGTGTGCGTCTCCTGCTGGGAGGAGAAGGGCAGCCCCTGCACCGTCTTCTGCCCGGCCCAGGTCTACGAGATGCACCCCGACGCCCAGGGCCGGGTGGCCAAGGTGGACATCGCGTTCTCCAACTGTGTCCACTGCAAGACCTGCGACATCAAGTGCCCCGAAGGCAACGTCGTCTGGACTCCGCCCGAGGGCGGCGGCGGCCCCAAGTACACGCTCTGCTGA
- a CDS encoding Trm112 family protein encodes MIDTRLMDILCCPAVDGGRPCRGELREAPGGLLCADCGRLYPVEDGIPVMLQDRAVQGGAK; translated from the coding sequence ATGATCGACACCCGACTGATGGACATCCTGTGCTGCCCCGCCGTGGACGGCGGCCGCCCCTGCCGCGGCGAACTCCGGGAGGCCCCAGGCGGTCTCCTCTGCGCGGACTGCGGGCGCCTCTACCCCGTCGAGGACGGCATCCCCGTGATGCTCCAGGACCGGGCCGTCCAGGGAGGCGCGAAGTGA
- the rfaE1 gene encoding D-glycero-beta-D-manno-heptose-7-phosphate kinase has product MRLDRAHAASLLERLQGRKVVVLGDAMLDEYLFGEVSRISPEAPVPVVHVVRERAVLGGAANVAANLKAVGAEPVLVGTRGADEAGRRLAAILAGQGISGAALVEDSARPTIIKTRVIGQQQQMLRIDREETGPLGAPAVDALLASLAAALDGAGALIVSDYAKGAVCEAVMARVRDLCAARGLPWIVDPKPSQIHLYRGATLMTPNTKELSELSRLPAKSDADVAVAGRSLIGSLGLEGLLVTRSEKGMALFTPEALHREPWLIPTEAREVFDVSGAGDTVIATFSAAVASGADWKEAAMLANAAAGIVVAKVGTATATPDEILRSYQEQEAI; this is encoded by the coding sequence GTGAGGCTGGACCGGGCGCACGCGGCGAGCCTCCTGGAGCGGCTCCAGGGCCGGAAGGTGGTGGTCCTGGGCGACGCCATGCTGGACGAGTACCTCTTCGGGGAGGTGAGCCGCATCTCGCCCGAGGCGCCGGTTCCCGTCGTGCACGTGGTCCGGGAGCGGGCCGTCCTCGGCGGCGCGGCGAACGTGGCCGCGAACCTGAAGGCGGTGGGCGCGGAGCCCGTGCTGGTGGGGACCCGGGGCGCCGACGAGGCCGGCCGCAGGCTGGCCGCCATCCTCGCGGGGCAGGGCATCTCCGGCGCGGCCCTCGTGGAGGACTCCGCGCGGCCCACGATCATCAAGACCCGCGTCATCGGGCAGCAGCAGCAGATGCTCCGCATCGACCGGGAGGAGACGGGACCCCTGGGCGCCCCCGCGGTGGACGCCCTCCTGGCGAGCCTGGCGGCGGCCCTGGACGGGGCCGGCGCCCTGATCGTCTCGGACTACGCCAAGGGCGCCGTCTGCGAGGCGGTCATGGCCCGGGTGCGGGACCTGTGCGCCGCCCGGGGGCTGCCGTGGATCGTCGATCCCAAACCCTCCCAGATCCATCTCTACCGGGGCGCCACCCTGATGACGCCCAACACCAAGGAGCTCTCCGAACTCTCCCGCCTCCCCGCCAAGTCGGACGCGGATGTCGCCGTCGCGGGCCGGTCCCTCATCGGAAGCCTGGGCCTGGAGGGCCTGCTGGTCACCCGGAGCGAGAAGGGGATGGCCCTCTTCACGCCCGAAGCCCTCCACCGGGAGCCCTGGCTCATCCCCACCGAGGCCCGCGAGGTCTTCGACGTGAGCGGCGCCGGGGACACGGTCATCGCGACCTTCTCCGCCGCGGTGGCCTCGGGCGCGGACTGGAAGGAGGCCGCCATGCTCGCCAACGCCGCGGCCGGCATCGTGGTCGCCAAGGTGGGCACGGCCACGGCCACCCCGGACGAGATCCTCCGGAGCTACCAGGAGCAGGAGGCCATCTGA
- a CDS encoding zinc-ribbon domain-containing protein: MTETIRCPGCSTRFALRPGRVRAGIRRAKCFRCGTVFDIAETVERLLAVPALAPADAPFDAPLADLHVAPPVPEAPLDLPVLPPEPIAMPASLQTANLEQSPFEAFDAAPPSLTLGDLEGADEEIMEKTLVILPPASEAPEPADPGASGFTSAKDAIAKLMGDAPAPAAPSERRLLGSRNPMDVEATLSALETTLGGVQAPPPAPLAPPPPPSASTLKLSAAEIQAAIGSAPTRLPEFAAPAPAPLGPPPVSRPAAPAPTADHLKVQLEQETLENQTIDQVIRMVEQGRIQAYHMVARQFSDNWIEAVKVPALRPVFERRRREEIGLSSDPVHPPELTSPKRSLFGGLFGRN; encoded by the coding sequence GTGACAGAAACCATCCGGTGCCCAGGCTGCTCCACCCGCTTCGCGCTCCGGCCCGGGCGCGTCCGCGCGGGCATCCGCCGCGCCAAGTGCTTCCGCTGCGGGACCGTCTTCGACATCGCGGAAACCGTCGAGCGCCTCCTCGCCGTGCCCGCCCTGGCGCCCGCGGACGCGCCCTTCGACGCGCCCCTGGCCGACCTGCACGTGGCGCCTCCGGTCCCGGAGGCCCCCCTCGACCTGCCCGTCCTGCCCCCGGAACCGATCGCCATGCCGGCCTCCCTGCAGACGGCCAATCTCGAGCAGTCGCCCTTCGAGGCCTTCGACGCCGCGCCGCCCTCCCTGACCCTGGGCGACCTGGAGGGCGCCGACGAGGAGATCATGGAGAAGACCCTGGTCATCCTGCCGCCCGCCTCCGAGGCGCCCGAGCCCGCCGACCCCGGCGCCTCCGGCTTCACCTCCGCCAAGGACGCCATCGCCAAGCTCATGGGCGACGCCCCGGCCCCCGCCGCGCCCTCCGAGCGGCGCCTCCTGGGCAGCCGCAACCCCATGGACGTCGAGGCCACCCTCAGCGCCCTGGAGACCACCCTGGGCGGGGTCCAGGCGCCGCCCCCGGCCCCCCTGGCGCCGCCGCCCCCCCCGTCGGCCTCCACCCTCAAGCTCTCCGCCGCCGAGATCCAGGCGGCCATCGGCTCCGCCCCCACGCGCCTGCCCGAGTTCGCCGCCCCGGCCCCCGCCCCCCTGGGACCGCCGCCCGTGTCCCGACCGGCCGCCCCGGCCCCCACGGCCGATCACCTGAAGGTCCAGCTGGAGCAGGAAACCCTGGAAAACCAGACCATCGACCAGGTGATCCGCATGGTCGAGCAGGGCCGGATCCAGGCCTACCACATGGTCGCCCGCCAGTTCAGCGACAACTGGATCGAGGCCGTCAAGGTGCCCGCCCTCCGCCCCGTCTTCGAGCGCCGCCGGCGGGAGGAGATCGGGCTGTCCAGCGACCCTGTCCACCCGCCCGAACTGACGTCCCCCAAGCGGAGCCTCTTCGGCGGCCTTTTCGGACGCAATTGA
- the tmk gene encoding dTMP kinase → MAGLFITMEGIEGSGKSTQIRRLAARLTRLGIPVEVSKEPGGTPLCRELRQLLLEPHPSGETWCAKSELLLFYADRAQHLAQSVLPALEEGRMVLLDRFDDSTRAYQGAQGISDAVLDRIADLVLGRVRPNMTIVLDMDPAASLGRVEARNSAAGDFRETRFDNEHLAFHQRVRARFLAIAQKEPHRVVVVPAQDGPDAVEEAIWARLTPLLRTAGLPVE, encoded by the coding sequence GTGGCAGGGCTGTTCATCACCATGGAAGGGATCGAAGGATCCGGAAAATCCACCCAGATCCGGCGCCTCGCGGCCCGGCTGACCAGGCTGGGGATCCCCGTTGAGGTCTCCAAGGAACCCGGGGGCACGCCCCTGTGCCGCGAGCTCCGGCAGCTCCTGCTCGAACCCCACCCCTCCGGCGAGACCTGGTGCGCGAAGTCCGAACTGCTGCTCTTCTACGCCGACCGCGCCCAGCACCTGGCCCAGAGCGTCCTGCCCGCCCTCGAGGAGGGCCGGATGGTCCTGCTGGACCGGTTCGACGACTCCACCCGCGCCTACCAGGGGGCGCAGGGGATCAGCGACGCCGTCCTGGACCGCATCGCCGACCTCGTCCTGGGCCGGGTGCGGCCCAACATGACCATCGTCCTGGACATGGACCCCGCCGCCTCCCTGGGGCGGGTGGAGGCGCGGAACTCGGCCGCCGGCGATTTCCGGGAGACCCGCTTCGACAACGAGCACCTGGCGTTCCACCAGCGGGTGCGGGCCCGGTTCCTGGCCATCGCCCAGAAGGAGCCCCACCGGGTCGTCGTCGTGCCCGCCCAGGATGGGCCGGACGCGGTGGAGGAGGCCATCTGGGCCCGGCTGACCCCGCTGCTGCGCACCGCGGGCCTTCCGGTGGAATGA
- a CDS encoding DNA polymerase III subunit delta' yields the protein MFDPLTIGHRPIRERLLERIQAGRIGGSLLFAGPDGIGKRRVALELAQRELCFRRTACGDCEGCRMFRGEIPVELPNLLRIAPEGKAGLIRIGAIREDDLVEGGVIAWAHRSPPPGCHRWILVEDAHRLNGASANMLLKTLEEPPPSTVFLLVTHRPEAMLQTIRSRCERIPFKALPDAEAWTVAEREGWEAGDRARWIALAGGTLRFLDPEAFGRAQARLEAWIALAGGAAFAEAWGPLGPDKALDASQNEQVGQALDMLLVLLADVARAREGRPLRLAPWEEAIRRLAAGDLDVASGQARAFEAQRALARNPAADALLREVAQAM from the coding sequence ATGTTCGATCCGCTCACCATCGGCCACCGCCCGATCCGGGAGCGCCTCCTGGAGCGGATCCAGGCGGGCCGGATCGGGGGCTCCCTGCTCTTCGCGGGGCCCGACGGGATCGGCAAGCGCCGGGTGGCCCTGGAGCTCGCCCAGCGGGAGCTGTGCTTCCGCAGGACCGCCTGCGGCGACTGCGAGGGCTGCCGGATGTTCCGGGGCGAGATCCCCGTGGAGCTGCCCAACCTGCTGCGCATCGCCCCCGAGGGCAAGGCCGGCCTCATCCGCATCGGCGCCATCCGCGAGGACGACCTGGTGGAGGGCGGCGTGATCGCCTGGGCCCACCGGTCCCCGCCCCCGGGCTGCCACCGGTGGATCCTGGTGGAGGACGCGCACCGGCTCAACGGCGCCAGCGCGAACATGCTGCTGAAGACCCTGGAGGAGCCGCCCCCCTCCACCGTCTTCCTGCTGGTGACCCACCGGCCCGAGGCCATGCTCCAGACCATCCGCAGCCGGTGCGAGCGGATCCCCTTCAAGGCCCTGCCCGACGCGGAGGCGTGGACGGTGGCTGAACGGGAAGGCTGGGAGGCGGGAGACCGCGCCCGGTGGATCGCCCTGGCGGGCGGGACCCTGCGCTTCCTGGATCCGGAGGCCTTCGGGCGGGCCCAGGCCCGGCTCGAGGCCTGGATCGCCCTCGCCGGGGGCGCCGCCTTCGCCGAGGCCTGGGGCCCCCTCGGCCCCGACAAGGCCCTGGACGCCTCCCAGAACGAGCAGGTGGGCCAGGCCCTGGACATGCTGCTCGTGCTCCTGGCCGACGTGGCCCGGGCCCGGGAGGGCCGCCCCCTCCGGCTCGCGCCCTGGGAGGAGGCCATCCGCCGGCTCGCCGCCGGGGACCTGGACGTGGCCAGCGGCCAGGCCCGGGCCTTCGAGGCCCAGCGCGCCCTCGCCCGCAATCCCGCCGCCGACGCCCTGCTCCGCGAGGTCGCTCAGGCGATGTAG
- a CDS encoding GGDEF domain-containing protein: MALTLLPIHDAPGLPALREALATWDLAPEDGPGDGLVVIVADRPDVRWIPPYGSGILWWVKTAEPEETSLVLSRRNGWVLLQDRPIGRVREALQDLRDRDFGNDGWLRQMIHLATLEELLRPLLARAAARAGARGGAVWIRQDDAFFQRCGEGFPEAPLALQEAAALVEAGEAWYLVPSEKLGLLRLVSPARPADAFKGWVQEVDDLLVKAWRLEQSLILSHKDDLTVAYNRRCLEAELPQAIREASLRGESVALLFLDVDNLKELNSRFGHPTGSRVISTVALEAKGIIRNLDRLYRYGGDEFCIIIPGSTAPVAAKIGERLLGALARSPIQVGKHAVQVSISIGVASFPADADGAEHLLEKADRALLRAKTSGKGCVVLAEETRNL, from the coding sequence ATGGCCCTGACCCTCCTCCCGATCCACGACGCGCCCGGGCTACCCGCCCTGAGGGAGGCCCTGGCCACCTGGGACCTGGCCCCCGAGGACGGGCCGGGCGACGGGCTGGTCGTGATCGTGGCCGATCGCCCCGACGTGCGTTGGATCCCCCCCTACGGCAGCGGCATCCTGTGGTGGGTGAAGACGGCCGAGCCTGAGGAGACGAGCCTCGTCCTGAGCCGGCGCAACGGGTGGGTCCTCCTCCAAGACCGACCCATCGGCCGGGTGAGGGAGGCCCTCCAGGACCTGCGGGACCGGGACTTCGGCAACGACGGCTGGCTCCGCCAGATGATCCACCTGGCCACCCTGGAAGAGCTCCTCCGGCCCCTCCTGGCCCGGGCCGCGGCCCGGGCCGGGGCCCGGGGCGGCGCGGTCTGGATCCGCCAGGACGACGCCTTCTTCCAGCGCTGCGGCGAGGGCTTCCCCGAGGCCCCCCTCGCCCTCCAGGAGGCCGCGGCCCTGGTCGAGGCCGGCGAGGCCTGGTACCTGGTCCCCTCGGAGAAGCTGGGCCTCCTCCGCCTCGTGAGCCCCGCGCGGCCCGCGGACGCCTTCAAGGGCTGGGTCCAGGAGGTGGACGACCTGCTGGTGAAGGCCTGGCGGCTGGAGCAGAGCCTCATCCTCTCCCACAAGGACGATCTCACCGTCGCCTACAACCGCCGCTGCCTGGAGGCCGAACTCCCCCAGGCCATCCGCGAGGCCTCGCTGCGGGGCGAATCCGTGGCCCTCCTCTTCCTGGACGTGGACAACCTGAAGGAACTCAACAGCCGCTTCGGCCACCCCACCGGGAGCCGCGTGATCTCCACCGTCGCGCTGGAGGCCAAGGGCATCATCCGCAACCTGGACCGCCTCTACCGCTACGGCGGCGACGAGTTCTGCATCATCATCCCCGGCTCCACCGCCCCGGTGGCCGCCAAGATCGGCGAACGCCTCCTCGGGGCCCTGGCCCGGAGCCCGATCCAGGTGGGCAAGCACGCCGTCCAGGTCTCCATCAGCATCGGCGTGGCCTCCTTCCCCGCGGACGCCGACGGCGCCGAGCACCTCCTGGAGAAGGCGGACCGGGCCCTGCTCCGGGCCAAGACCAGCGGCAAGGGGTGCGTCGTCCTGGCCGAGGAGACCCGCAACCTCTGA